One genomic segment of Cinclus cinclus chromosome 33, bCinCin1.1, whole genome shotgun sequence includes these proteins:
- the LOC134055572 gene encoding serine/threonine-protein kinase pim-3-like has protein sequence MTGVVVPAPTGLNWAVGHDGSHSLPLPVPSRLMPPARPRPRAGLPPPRPRPRPRPSCRGLSSARLWLYWQWRCWAGISAWCGIASLWLRLSRPRPRPRPRPRPRPRPRPRPRPRPQRGLRPRPQRGLLPEPAERTQGAAAPAASVGASPARAPPLGSAAAGPEPPLSRSKERTPGAARPGTAEGRSGPVSGPGPSADSRVSPAGKVEHGIKERYQLGSLLGRGGFGSVWAATRLSDGAPVAIKRVPRNRVRHWGELPDSTRAPMEIVLLDKVSTGFPGVVQLLEWLELPSEILMVLERPERCQDLRHFIRARGFLSEEVARQLFRQVLEAVQHCTSCGVLHRDVKPENILVDLASGQAKLIDFGCGTYLQDTAYTHFAGTRSYSPPEWTRFGWYYGKPATIWSLGILLHQMVCGKHPFRRGRNISWNHQLSLPQRLSQDCQDLIKRCLSMLDIERPSLEDLLCDPWMQQIHEVFQVGSSVDQEVLGTSCGVDGPCAWRRLRTSFGTSFSASSDGMRALLQLSTGPESAKGEMV, from the exons ATGACGGGCGTTGTTGTCCCAGCTCCAACGGGGCTCAACTGGGCCGTGGGGCATGACGGGAGCCACag tctcccTCTCCCCGTTCCGAGCCGGCTCATGCCCCCAGCCCGCCCTCGGCCCCGAGCGGGGCTTCCCcctccccgtccccgtccccgtccccggcCGTCCTGCCGCGGTCTCTCCTCCGCCCGGCTCTGGCTGTACTGGCAGTGGCGCTGCTGGGCGGGGATCAGTGCCTGGTGCGGCATCGCCTCCCTTTGGCTCCGCCtgtcccggccccggccccggccccggccccggccccggccccggccccggccccggccccggccccggccccggccgcaACGTGGGCTCCGACCTCGGCCTCAACGCGGG CTGCTCCCGGAGCCCGCAGAGCGCACAcagggcgcggccgctcccgccgcctccgttggggcttccccggcccgagctccgccgctcggcagcgcggccgctgGCCCCGAGCCGCCGCTGTCGCGTTCCAAAGAGCGAACGCCAggggctgcccggcccgggacggctGAGGGGCGCTCGGGGCCCGTgtctggccccgggccgagcgctgacagcCGCGTCTCGCCGGCAGGGAAGGTGGAGCACGGCATTAAGGAGCGCTACCAGCTCGGTTCGCTGCTGGGgcgcggcggcttcggcagcgtctggGCGGCGACGCGGCTCtcggacggcgccccg gtggccatcaaaaggGTGCCACGGAACCGCGTCCGACACTGGggtgagctg cccgaCAGCACCAGAGcaccaatggagatcgtgctcctggacaaggtgtccactggctTCCCTGGTgttgtccagctgctggagtggcttgAGCTCCCCAGCGAGATCCTGATGGTGCTGGAGCGCCCGGAGCGGTGTCAGGACCTCCGTCATTTCATTCGGGCACGGGGGTTCCTGTCCGAGGAGGTGGCGCGGcagctgttccgccaggtgctggaggccgtgcagcactgcaccagctgcGGAGTCCTGCACAGGGACGTCAAACCAGAGAACATCCTCGTTGACCTGGCCAGCGGGCAGGCAAAACTGATTgattttggctgtggcacctacctgcaggacacagcctacACTCactttgcag gaacacggtcctacagccccccggAATGGACCCGCTTTGGCTGGTACTATGGCAAGCCAGctaccatctggtccctgggcatcctgctgcacCAGATGGTCTGTGGGAAGCACCCTTTCAGGAGGGGCCGGAACATCAGCTGGAACCATCAGCTCTCACTGCCACAacggctctctcaag aCTGCCAAGATCTGATCAAAAGGTGTTTATCCATGCTCGACATAGAAAGGCCCTCATTAGAAGACCTGCTTTGTgacccttggatgcagcaaattcac gaagtgttccaggtggggtcCAGTGTGGATCAGGAGGTGCTTGGGACCAGCTGCGGTGTGGACGGGCCGTGcgcttggagaaggctgaggacatcgTTTGGGACCAGCTTTTCTGCCAGCAGCGATGGCATGAG ggctctgctgcagctcagcaccggGCCCGaatcagccaaaggagaaatggtgtga